The nucleotide sequence AGACACGCTGCGCCGGCAGGTTGCGCAAGCGCTCCAGACCATGGCGAATCTCTTCTAGCGCGCGAACGATCTCGCCACGGGCCAGCAGCACCCGACCACGGTTGTAGTGACAAAGCGCCTCGAACAGCGGGTTGCCCTGGCGCTGCGCCAGCTCCAGCGCCTCACGGTTGAGCCCGCGGGCACGCCACAGGTCACCTTGCACCACGGCAAGGTTGGCCAGATTGAACAGGCACAGCAGACGAGGACCGAAACGATCCGGCGGCAACGCGGCCAGCGCTTCGGTGCAATAACGCGCCGCGCGCTCACTGTCGCCCCGACCGCGGGCGATCACGCCACTGACCGCCAGCCACTGTGCCAGCAAGGACTGCTGCGCCTGCGCCGAAGGTGCGGGAAGGAAGCGCTCGAGCTGGTTGGCCAGGTCTTCCGCCGCATCCAGTTGGCAGGCCAGGGCCAATGCCCAGCTGTATAGCGCGATCAGTCGCGGCGTGCTGCTGAGCAGGCTATCGGGCAAGTCCATCTTCCAGCGCAGCAACATGGCGACGTTCTGCTCGGCCAGTAGATGCTCCTCGGAAAAGCTCTGCACCAGATTGGCAGCGACGTCCGGCTGACCTGCGCGCAGGGCCTGCTCCACCGCGTCGTCGAGCAAGCCATGGGCACTGAACCAGCGGCACGCACGCAGGTGCAGACTCGACTGCGGAACGGAAAAACCCGGTGCAGGGTTGGCACGCAGCAGATCGGAGAACAGGTGGTGGTAGCGGAACCAGCGCCCACTCTCATCCAGCGGCACCAAGAACACCTGATTGGCCTGCAGGTGCTGGAGAATCGCCGCACTGTCGTGGCTGTCGCGCACCGCATCGCATAGTTCGACACAAAAGCGGTCGAGGCAGGCTGTGTCATAGAGGAAGGCCTGCACATCGGCAGCCTGGCGCTCGATCACCTCTTCCAGCAGGTAATCGCGGATCAGCCCTTGGGCACCATGCAGGTCCTGCGGCAGCTCCTCACTGGCATGCTCATCGAGGGTGAGCAGCCACAACCGCAAGCCGGCGACCCAACCTTCGCTGCGCTGCAACAGGCAATCCAGCGCCTCGCCTTGCAGGCGACTGCCCTGGCTGACCAGCAGCTCGCGGGTTTCCGCGGTGGTCAGGCGCAGGTCCTGTTCCTGCAGTTCGAGCAACTGCCGTGACAGGCGCAAGCGCGCCAGGTGCCAGTCCGGACGCTGGCGACTGGTCACCAGCAACAGCAAGCCACTGGGCAGATGATTGAGGAAGAACTGCAGGCAGCGATCGAGGACCGGGCCCTGTGCCAGGTGGTAATCGTCCAGTACCAGCAGTAACGGCGCCGTCTCGTCCAGGCGCTCGCCAAGTTCATCGAGCAGGCCATCGAGCAATTCTTCGAAGGCGAAAGGCTGATGACGCTGACGCATTTTCAGCAGGCCCAGCGCTTCGTCACCGATACCTGGATAGTGCCGGCGAAGTCCCTCGAGCAGGCGCTCAAGGAAGCGCCCGGGGTCGCTGTCGCGGCGAGTGAGGCTGAGCCACAGATTTTGCCAGGCCGCCGGCAGGCGCTCGCAGAACTCGATCGCCAGCGAACTCTTGCCAAATCCTGCCGGCGCACTGACCAGCAACAGCCGTCCACTCATGCCCTCGGCAAGCTGCTCGCAGAGACGCGGGCGCAGGACATGCCCCTCAGGCAGCGGAGGCCGGAAGAAACGGCTTTCACTGGCACTGGCGGGTACATAGGCGAGGCCGGGGGAGCGGGACAGATCGGTCACGTGACAGGCATGCGCTCAATGGCTGGCTAAGTGCCCGCAGACTATCCCCTTGTCTTGCGCATTTGAAGCCCATCAGTCGCCACAACGAAAAAAGCCGGCGCAAGGCCGGCTTTTTCTTGTAACACGACGCGAGATTAACGCACGCCGGCCTGACGCAGAGCGGCCGGGGTGTAATCGCTGGAAGAGGCCTTGTAGTTGAAGTCGTAGGCTTTTTTCTCCTCGTTCTTCATACCCAGGGCCAGGTAGCGACCGGAAATCACGTCATACAGGGTTTCCAGGGTGTACCAAGGAACCTGCTTGTCGTAGTAGTACTGGGAGTGCGCTTCGGCCACACGCCACAGCGAACCACGGCCGTCGTAGTGGTCGATGACCGCTGCTTGCCAGGTGTCCTCGTCGATGTACATATCACGCTTGGCGTAGATATGACGTTCGCCGGCTTTCAGGGTACCGGTCACGTGCCATACGCGGTGCAGCTCGTAGCGGCTCAGGTCCTGGTTGATGTGACCAGCTTTGATTACGTCAGCATATTTCAGCTGCGGCGAATCGAGAGCATAGGTGTTGTACGGGATGTAGATCTCTTTCTTGCCGTTCAACTTCCAGTCATAACGGTCAGGTGCACCGTTGTACATGTCCAGGTTGTCGGAAGTACGCAGACCGTCTGCAGCGGTACCCGGGCCGTCGTAGGAAACCTGCGGGGCTCGGCGAACACGACGCTGACCGGCGTTGTACAGCCACGCCAGACGCGGCTCTTTCACCTGGTCGAGAGTTTCGTGTACCAGCAGTACGTTACCTGCCAGACGCGAAGGAGCCGTCACACGCTGTTTGAAGTAGAACAGGATGTTGGTCGGCTTGCTCGGATCGTAGTCGGTCAGGCTGGTCGGGAAGGTGAATTCGTCCTGGAAGTAGACCAGGCTGAACGAACCATTGGCCTGCGGGGTAGCCTGGGTAACCAGACGACGCACGCTGCCGCCACGGTAGCGGGTGATCTGGTTCCAGACTGCTTCGAGGCCGTTCTGCGGGATCGGGAACGGGTTCGCGGTCTTGAAGTTTTCCAGACCGTTGCCGCCCTGAACCAGCTTGGTGTTAGCCGCGTTGTGCTTGGCGTCATCCTGCACGCTTTGCGGAACGGTAGCCGTACGGTGCGTGGTGTACACCGGGATGCGATAGCTTTCCGGGTAGCGTTTGAACATGGCCAGCTGGCCAGGGG is from Pseudomonas sp. PDM14 and encodes:
- a CDS encoding LuxR C-terminal-related transcriptional regulator codes for the protein MTDLSRSPGLAYVPASASESRFFRPPLPEGHVLRPRLCEQLAEGMSGRLLLVSAPAGFGKSSLAIEFCERLPAAWQNLWLSLTRRDSDPGRFLERLLEGLRRHYPGIGDEALGLLKMRQRHQPFAFEELLDGLLDELGERLDETAPLLLVLDDYHLAQGPVLDRCLQFFLNHLPSGLLLLVTSRQRPDWHLARLRLSRQLLELQEQDLRLTTAETRELLVSQGSRLQGEALDCLLQRSEGWVAGLRLWLLTLDEHASEELPQDLHGAQGLIRDYLLEEVIERQAADVQAFLYDTACLDRFCVELCDAVRDSHDSAAILQHLQANQVFLVPLDESGRWFRYHHLFSDLLRANPAPGFSVPQSSLHLRACRWFSAHGLLDDAVEQALRAGQPDVAANLVQSFSEEHLLAEQNVAMLLRWKMDLPDSLLSSTPRLIALYSWALALACQLDAAEDLANQLERFLPAPSAQAQQSLLAQWLAVSGVIARGRGDSERAARYCTEALAALPPDRFGPRLLCLFNLANLAVVQGDLWRARGLNREALELAQRQGNPLFEALCHYNRGRVLLARGEIVRALEEIRHGLERLRNLPAQRVYAVRARLTLYEGFLLVLRLQPAEGGRKLLAGIAEARACRDISLLVGYCILASQEGRAGRYAEAFSLLAEAERLMHIWDVPPVYYLAMITLAKCELWLSQGQTDLANAWLLRLAETYGGEEPATAPEFHPQLSLHIELHRAALERLQGQGDAAERRLRALVMRAQGCGGHLIGVFAQVQLSLLLCAAGRERDAQQQLHSCLGAAVGGGLLPFHELLAHKPDWLREQLLVAPATPLSQALREHLPEPDEEGEDVVALAATDTLSTRELAVLRLIALGCSNQEISERLFISLHTVKTHARHINSKLGVERRTQAVARAKGLGLLR
- a CDS encoding DUF1329 domain-containing protein, whose product is MKTTKYLLQSGALALSLLATSVMAAVSADEVAKLGATLTPLGAEKAGNADGSIPEWTGGLPKDAGTVDARGFLSNPFANEKPLFTIDSKNVDQYKDKLTPGQLAMFKRYPESYRIPVYTTHRTATVPQSVQDDAKHNAANTKLVQGGNGLENFKTANPFPIPQNGLEAVWNQITRYRGGSVRRLVTQATPQANGSFSLVYFQDEFTFPTSLTDYDPSKPTNILFYFKQRVTAPSRLAGNVLLVHETLDQVKEPRLAWLYNAGQRRVRRAPQVSYDGPGTAADGLRTSDNLDMYNGAPDRYDWKLNGKKEIYIPYNTYALDSPQLKYADVIKAGHINQDLSRYELHRVWHVTGTLKAGERHIYAKRDMYIDEDTWQAAVIDHYDGRGSLWRVAEAHSQYYYDKQVPWYTLETLYDVISGRYLALGMKNEEKKAYDFNYKASSSDYTPAALRQAGVR